In the Tetrapisispora phaffii CBS 4417 chromosome 7, complete genome genome, one interval contains:
- the CTK1 gene encoding cyclin-dependent serine/threonine protein kinase CTK1 (similar to Saccharomyces cerevisiae CTK1 (YKL139W); ancestral locus Anc_2.425), whose protein sequence is MAYYNKGSNSNYNNKNFKRPGSQNNKNNSNSNNSHAKKLKIGNDINDKDLNGKNNRYDSNRSAVNGIQSVDNSRYQRSRYSGSTATVRKSTASSVVQEKKNKTLDLPKGPKSTLTSRYNANISKPVNKVKVLPTTFINEKRTESVYEKLVQVGEGTYGKVYKAKNLVTNKLVALKKLRLESEREGFPITSIREIKILQSLQHKNISTLNEIMIEQQKIVYMIFEYADNDLSGLLMNNKISINVGQCKDIFMQLLKGVQYLHDHNILHRDIKGSNILVDNKGRLKITDFGLARKMKQKASTTAFLHDYTNRVITLWYRPPELLMGTTNYSTEVDMWGCGCLLVELFNKTAIFQGTNEIQQLEAIFKILGTPTIHNFPNIFEMPWFFMTIPQQTTIYENHFDEKFSSILPSVACIDLAKSLLNYNQSERFTASKALESEFFKETPIAEPLILENHQGYHEYEVKLARKQKREQLNKQSHQDKQKLASVSSSTSLSSLNLSSMSNK, encoded by the coding sequence ATGgcatattataataaaggTAGTAATAGTAACTACAATAATAAGAATTTTAAAAGACCTGGGAGTCAgaataataagaataatagTAACAGTAATAATAGTCATGCAAAAAAACTGAAAATAGGCAACGATATAAATGACAAAGACTTAAATGGCAAGAACAATCGATACGATAGCAATAGATCTGCTGTGAACGGGATACAATCTGTGGATAATAGTAGGTACCAGAGGTCGAGGTACAGTGGAAGCACAGCGACAGTTAGGAAAAGTACAGCCAGTTCTGTAGTGCAAGagaaaaagaacaaaacGTTAGATTTGCCAAAGGGACCTAAGTCTACTTTAACATCAAGATATAATGCAAACATCTCTAAACCTGTGAATAAAGTGAAAGTATTACCTACAACgtttattaatgaaaaaagaacaGAGTCAGTTTATGAAAAATTGGTACAAGTAGGTGAAGGTACCTATGGCAAAGTTTATAAAGCCAAAAATTTAGTTACCAATAAATTAGTTGCATTGAAAAAGTTAAGATTAGAGTCTGAGAGAGAAGGCTTTCCAATTACTTCAATCagagaaattaaaatactACAATCTTTACaacataaaaatatttctactttaaatgaaattatgatcgaacaacaaaaaatagTATACATGATATTTGAATACGCCGATAATGACTTAAGTGGGTTgttaatgaataataaaattagcATTAATGTTGGACAATgtaaagatatatttatgcAGTTACTGAAAGGTGTTCAATATTTACATGACCATAATATTCTGCATAGAGATATAAAAGGTTCCAACATCTTAGTGGATAATAAAGGTAGATTAAAAATTACAGATTTTGGGTTAGCAAGAAAGATGAAACAAAAAGCATCCACCACTGCTTTCTTACATGATTATACTAATCGAGTTATTACTTTATGGTATCGACCTCCAGAATTATTGATGGGTACTACTAATTACTCTACAGAGGTTGATATGTGGGGATGTGGATGCCTTTTAGTCGaattatttaacaaaacAGCAATTTTTCAAGGGACTAATGAGATTCAACAACTAGAAGccatcttcaaaatattagGAACGCCAACTATACACAATTTCcctaatatttttgaaatgcCTTGGTTTTTTATGACTATTCCACAGCAAACAACAATTTATGAAAATCATTTCGATGAAAAGTTCTCTTCGATTCTTCCTTCTGTAGCATGCATTGATCTAGCAAAAAGTCTACTGAATTATAATCAAAGTGAGAGATTTACTGCCTCCAAGGCATTGGAAAgtgaatttttcaaagaaacACCCATTGCAGAACCTCTAATACTAGAGAATCACCAAGGTTATCATGAATATGAGGTTAAACTTGCCCGTAAGCAAAAAAGagaacaattaaataaacaatcTCATCAagataaacaaaaattagCATCTGTCTCTTCTTCAACATCTTTGtcatctttaaatttgtCGTCAATGTCTAACAAATAG
- the SPC24 gene encoding kinetochore-associated Ndc80 complex subunit SPC24 (similar to Saccharomyces cerevisiae SPC24 (YMR117C); ancestral locus Anc_2.427), with translation MSNNEMLENPTELLKNLQELFLVEHDVKSLEKIDTSINRLTELTKEKLNSNHIEISKQTSVLDKGNIDISALRDQLERAQDESDQYKSANAMETKIQELERLEAEVKRIREDLNEKVSTLVKLDKEIANEVNFDDKSSMNSDDPITKANILKLKLYRSMGVIVDSVNNQILINQENGEIDILPIENEYSDYFVTKHIWSKIKNRK, from the coding sequence ATGTCTAATAATGAGATGTTGGAAAATCCAACAGAATTGCTAAAAAACTTACAGGAGTTGTTCTTAGTTGAGCACGATGTTAAATCATTGGAAAAGATTGATACCAGTATCAATAGATTGACAGAAttaacaaaagaaaaattaaattcaaaccatattgaaatttctaAGCAAACTAGCGTCTTGGATAAAGGTAACATAGATATTTCTGCTTTAAGAGATCAATTGGAAAGAGCGCAAGATGAGTCTGACCAATATAAGTCTGCCAATGCAATGGAAACTAAAATACAGGAACTAGAACGATTAGAAGCTGAGGTAAAGAGAATACGAGAAGATCTTAATGAAAAAGTGTCGACTTTGGTGAAATTAGACAAAGAGATAGCAAATGAAGTCaattttgatgataaaaGTTCTATGAATTCAGATGACCCAATAACAAAGGCTAATATTCTAAAATTGAAGCTCTATAGATCAATGGGGGTTATTGTAGACTCCGTAAACAATCAAATACTTATAAATCAAGAAAATGGtgaaattgatattttgcCAATAGAAAATGAGTACAGTGACTATTTTGTTACTAAACATATTTGGagtaaaattaaaaacagaaaataa
- the AAT2 gene encoding aspartate transaminase AAT2 (similar to Saccharomyces cerevisiae AAT2 (YLR027C); ancestral locus Anc_2.420) has protein sequence MFEDIPLLPADALFGIKQRYGQDDRALKVDLGIGAYRDNEGKPWVLPSVRKAEKLIHEDPEFNHEYLGITGLKSLTDGAAKVILGEDSAALKEDRVVSIQSLSGTGALHVSAKFFSKFWPSKKVYLSNPTWANHKTIYEVQGLTTSVYSYWDAASKTLCIDGFVNAIKSADEGSIFVLHACAHNPTGLDPTKEQWVKVIDALREGKHIALFDSAYQGFASGDLANDAYSVRLGVEKLSEELPIFICQSFAKNVGMYGERVGCFHIVLPLKETSKTLEETKAAISSQLARIIRSEVSNPPSYGAKIVAKILNNTELTQQWHEDMVTMSSRINEMREQLKNHLTSLGTPGTWNHITEQTGMFSFTGLTKEMVARLETNYGIYMVPNGRASIAGLNTGNVKYVATSIDETVRQFST, from the coding sequence ATGTTCGAAGATATTCCTCTTTTACCTGCTGATGCTTTATTCGGTATTAAGCAAAGATACGGTCAGGATGATAGAGCCTTGAAAGTTGATCTTGGTATTGGTGCCTATAGGGATAATGAAGGTAAACCATGGGTTTTACCATCTGTTAGAAAAGCTGAGAAATTGATTCATGAAGATCCAGAATTTAATCATGAATATTTGGGTATTACTGGTTTGAAATCATTGACCGATGGTGCTGCAAAAGTTATTCTTGGGGAAGATTCTGCTGCTCTGAAGGAGGATAGGGTAGTTTCTATTCAATCATTGTCTGGTACTGGTGCTTTACATGTTTCTGCTAAgtttttttcaaagttCTGGCCATCCAAGAAAGTTTACTTGTCAAACCCTACGTGGGCTAACCATAAGACTATTTACGAGGTCCAAGGGCTAACAACATCAGTCTATTCTTACTGGGATGCGGCCAGCAAGACTTTGTGCATCGATGGGTTTGTTAATGCCATCAAGAGCGCCGACGAAGGTTCTATTTTCGTTCTACACGCTTGTGCACATAACCCTACTGGTCTTGACCCTACTAAGGAACAATGGGTGAAAGTCATCGACGCATTACGCGAAGGTAAACACATAGCTCTGTTCGACTCGGCATACCAAGGTTTTGCCTCCGGTGACTTAGCTAATGACGCTTACTCCGTTAGATTAGGTGTTGAGAAATTGAGTGAAGAACTTCCAATCTTTATTTGCCAATCGTTTGCTAAGAACGTGGGTATGTATGGTGAAAGAGTCGGATGTTTCCACATCGTTCTACCTTTAAAAGAAACTTCAAAGACACTGGAAGAGACAAAAGCTGCCATCTCATCTCAATTGGCAAGAATCATTAGAAGTGAGGTCTCCAACCCTCCTTCCTACGGTGCCAAAATTGTAGCAAAGATCTTGAACAACACTGAACTGACTCAACAATGGCATGAAGATATGGTAACCATGTCGTCCAGAATCAACGAGATGAGagaacaattgaaaaatcacCTAACATCATTGGGGACCCCGGGGACTTGGAATCACATAACCGAACAAACCGGTATGTTCTCCTTCACAGGGTTGACAAAAGAAATGGTAGCAAGACTAGAGACAAACTATGGTATCTATATGGTGCCAAACGGTAGAGCATCCATCGCAGGGTTAAACACCGGCAACGTCAAGTACGTTGCCACCTCAATTGATGAAACAGTACGCCAGTTCTCCACTTAG
- the HSK3 gene encoding Hsk3p (similar to Saccharomyces cerevisiae HSK3 (YKL138C-A); ancestral locus Anc_2.426), whose amino-acid sequence MNDTKQRQYSRLAEQLSQLQDNLEEATQHLDTMSKQCNTNIINQLGKLHASWLMGSDLYFQDKVTSNASTRAANDANEITTSETMDNENNGVNENSGDSK is encoded by the coding sequence ATGAACGATACCAAACAGAGACAATATAGCAGATTAGCGGAACAATTATCACAATTGCAAGATAATTTGGAGGAAGCTACACAGCATCTTGATACTATGTCTAAACAATGCAATactaatataataaatcaactaGGTAAGTTGCATGCCAGTTGGTTGATGGGAAGTGATTTATATTTCCAAGATAAAGTGACATCAAATGCGTCCACTCGTGCTGCTAATGATGCTAATGAGATTACAACGAGTGAAACAATGGATAATGAGAACAATGGGGTTAACGAAAATAGTGGTGATAGCAAGTAA
- the APL2 gene encoding Apl2p (similar to Saccharomyces cerevisiae APL2 (YKL135C); ancestral locus Anc_2.430) → MPPLDKRIKKFIKDSIRVAPRISEKGELGELRTGLVSQYPQTRKDAIKKTIQQMTLGKDVSSLFPDVVKNIATNDVEQKKLVYLYVMNYAETHPELCILVVNTFVTDAQDPNPLIRCMAIRTMCMIRVDKILEYIEIPLRRTLQDDNPYVRKTAVICIAKLFQLNKELCVEIGVLDDLIAALDDSNPMVVANATAALTEISVMDPDAVLLLDLISSHVNQYLLALNECTEWARITILTALTEYQAKDSIEAQQIIDRVTAHLQHVNPAVVLSTIKVIIRNLELTQPQSSNSVIMKKMTSALVSLMSTPPELQYIALKNIRIILEKYPELLSKELRIFYVKFNDPLYVKLEKIEIMVRLVDPANTKQCQLLLSELKEYTMEFEPEFVSRSIQALSQLGIKYSHETFVSKVLDILIDFQERQESYKDECCSAMCDLLRHCSTNDEMITSVCAILNAWSDPDSMLQRDDAKCNYIWLLGQYPIKFPSLTEKISIFVDNFVHEEPLTQTSILMTIVRLHSQLPGSILQNILELATNQTNEIDVRDLAMMYWRCLSMPNVEGLVKQLCSMNLPQIASTLDKLSPDVLEKLLRELSTISSITLKPQVDNKNKYAQHQRVIRGKHLDELKDIAKNELAYNMNDEVLLDFDDNDNDDNYSSNNSNPIQNSSALDDLDDLFNFGNNTNSNADGSAIEQGIYDLDIHKKDNHDQETSSNTQELLDLF, encoded by the coding sequence ATGCCTCCATTAGATAAACGAATTAAGAAGTTCATCAAGGACTCGATCAGAGTTGCTCCGCGCATTTCTGAAAAGGGGGAGCTTGGTGAACTGAGAACTGGTTTAGTGTCCCAATATCCACAGACTCGTAAGGATGCTATCAAAAAGACTATCCAGCAAATGACTCTGGGGAAAGAtgtttcttcattatttccAGATGTTGTGAAGAATATTGCCACAAATGATGTTGAACAAAAGAAGTTAGTCTATTTATATGTCATGAATTATGCAGAAACTCATCCAGAATTATGTATTTTAGTTGTTAACACTTTTGTTACTGATGCACAAGACCCAAATCCATTGATACGTTGCATGGCCATAAGAACAATGTGTATGATCAGAGTGGACAAGATTTTAGAATATATCGAAATACCGCTGCGTCGAACTTTACAAGATGATAATCCTTATGTGAGAAAGACAGCTGTCATTTGTATTGCCAAATTATTTCAGTTGAATAAAGAATTATGTGTTGAAATTGGTGTGTTGGATGATTTAATTGCCGCATTAGATGACTCAAATCCTATGGTGGTAGCGAATGCTACTGCTGCATTGACTGAAATTAGCGTAATGGATCCAGATGCAGTGTTACTGCTTGATTTAATTAGCTCACATGTCAACCAATATTTATTGGCATTGAATGAATGCACCGAGTGGGCAAGAATTACAATTTTGACAGCATTAACAGAATACCAGGCAAAGGACTCTATAGAGGCCCAACAAATTATAGACAGAGTTACAGCTCATTTACAACATGTTAACCCTGCAGTAGTATTATCAACAATAAAGGTCATCATAAGAAACTTAGAATTAACACAACCACAATCCAGCAATTCTGTAAttatgaagaaaatgacATCTGCTTTAGTTTCGTTGATGTCTACACCACCGgaattacaatatattgcattgaaaaatataagaattATCTTAGAAAAATATCCGGAACTACTTTCAAAAGAGTTGAGAATATTCTACGTTAAATTCAATGATCCTCTGTATGTAAAATTAGAGAAGATCGAGATTATGGTTAGATTAGTTGATCCTGCAAATACGAAGCAATGTCAGTTACTATTATCCGAGCTAAAGGAATATACCATGGAATTTGAACCTGAATTCGTGTCACGCTCAATTCAAGCTTTATCTCAGTTAGGGATTAAATATTCACATGAAACTTTTGTTAGTAAAGTGctagatattttaattgacTTTCAAGAACGGCAAGAAAGTTACAAAGATGAGTGTTGTTCAGCAATGTGTGATTTATTGAGACATTGTTCTACTAATGATGAAATGATCACTAGTGTATGTGCTATCTTAAATGCTTGGTCCGATCCAGATTCAATGTTACAAAGAGACGATGCAAAATGTAACTATATATGGCTACTTGGACAGTACCCAATTAAATTTCCTTCTTTGACAGAAAAAATTAGCATATTTGTAGACAATTTTGTCCATGAGGAACCTTTGACACAAACATCGATATTGATGACTATCGTGAGATTGCACTCGCAATTACCAGGATCTATACTACAAAACATTTTAGAATTGGCTACAAATCAAACAAATGAGATTGATGTTAGAGATTTGGCTATGATGTATTGGAGATGTCTATCAATGCCTAATGTTGAAGGACTAGTTAAACAATTATGTTCCATGAACTTACCACAAATTGCTAGCACGTTGGATAAATTATCTCCAGATGTTTTGGAAAAATTGTTGAGAGAACTTTCTACAATTAGTTCCATAACCCTAAAACCACAAGTagacaataaaaataaatatgcGCAACACCAGAGAGTCATCAGGGGTAAACATTTAGACGAATTAAAGGATATAGCCAAAAACGAACTTGCATACAACATGAATGATGAGGTCTTATTGGATTTCGATGACAACGACAATGACGATAATTACAGTTCAAATAACTCCAATCCAATACAGAATTCCAGCGCATTAGACGATTTAGATGATCTTTTTAACTTTGGTAATAATACTAATTCAAATGCTGATGGAAGTGCAATTGAGCAAGGAATTTACGATTTAGATATTCACAAGAAAGATAATCATGATCAGGAAACGTCTTCGAACACTcaagaattattagatttGTTTTAA
- the TPHA0G02790 gene encoding succinate:quinone oxidoreductase subunit C (similar to Saccharomyces cerevisiae SDH3 (YKL141W) and YMR118C; ancestral locus Anc_2.423), with protein sequence MFKLGLNKSANFMLLKNTAASKSLFLNRSIVNKRLFSISKSARNKITTQAEDTLLSKQRGNRPISPHLTIYQPQLTWYLSSLHRLTAVFLGATFYVVTISFGLSALLGLGLTADNLSNWYHNKFSPTSQSVIKALYSYMFALQFTLSVRHFVWDMGKELSLKGVYRTGYGALALSAVLGTYLWW encoded by the coding sequence ATGTTTAAACTAGGTTTGAATAAGTCTGCTAATTTCATGCTACTTAAAAACACAGCTGCTTCTAAGAGTCTGTTTTTGAATAGATCAATTGTAAACAAGAGACTGTTTTCGATTTCGAAATCAGCAAGAAACAAAATCACAACTCAAGCTGAAGATactttattatcaaaacaAAGAGGCAATAGACCTATTTCACCACATCTGACGATTTACCAACCTCAGTTGACTTGGTACTTATCTTCTTTACATCGTCTAACCGCTGTTTTCTTAGGGGCAACCTTCTATGTGGTTACTATTTCATTTGGTTTGTCTGCTTTGTTAGGTTTAGGTTTAACTGCTGACAATTTATCGAATTGGTACCATAACAAGTTTTCCCCGACTTCACAGTCTGTGATCAAGGCTCTATATAGTTACATGTTTGCATTGCAATTCACATTATCTGTTAGACATTTCGTTTGGGACATGGGTAAAGAATTGAGCTTGAAAGGTGTTTACAGAACAGGTTACGGCGCCCTAGCCCTTTCTGCCGTACTAGGTACTTACCTATGGTGGTAA